A stretch of the Sulfurospirillum sp. UCH001 genome encodes the following:
- the hypF gene encoding carbamoyltransferase HypF — MTNKSRLIYHIEGIVQGVGFRPFVYTIALRYDLNGFVLNNSKGVLIEIEGFKESLDAFEKALFKELPPLARIDFWTKEVITHKGDTTFEIRHSDEAHTKSSPVLPDMSICDECLTELKDPHNRRYHYFFTNCTNCGPRYSIIKTVPYDRPYTSMQPFVMCDKCKDEYTNPLDRRYHAQPISCSKCGPTLVLRSMQGDLLSKNEEAIIKLAELINAGHIVAMKGMGGFHLMCDATNEIVVGRLRERKHRPTKPFAVMFKDIEAIKEVCELSFKEEEGILSLLRPIVLVKRKRGLSKISSLIAPHIDRLGVFLPYTPLHIMLFEYLKNPIIATSANRAGEPIISDVQLLEQKLDGVIEYYLDYNREIVNSSDDSVLQYIGDKMLLMRSSRGIAPQSFRVDTQDKRKILAVGAHQKNAIAIYLNHQIIVSPYIGDLDNIASNELFEKMIESFARFYDFTPDLIVGDLHPNYISTQWAKKQNIPFIQVQHHYAHILSTMCEHNLKETVLGIAWDGTGYGDDGTIWGGEFLACTQESYERVCSFEPFLLLGADASIKDIKRILASLLWDEMGDSADGHLLHYFDEKSLKLLKQIYTKKMNSPRCSSVGRLFDAVAVLCGMEGNVSYDGESGLLIESLYDATISEHYVVEIDDTIIQYKSMFVQMLHDKEPRLIASKFINTLVHIILRLSVQYSYPIVFSGGVFQNRTLVEQILQNVTQNFYFPIQLAINDGGICVGQLYKVLEK, encoded by the coding sequence TTGACCAATAAATCTCGTCTGATTTATCATATCGAAGGTATTGTCCAAGGGGTTGGGTTCCGCCCCTTTGTCTATACCATAGCTCTGCGTTACGACCTAAACGGTTTTGTTCTCAATAATTCTAAAGGTGTTTTGATTGAGATAGAAGGATTTAAAGAGAGTCTTGATGCATTTGAAAAGGCTTTGTTTAAAGAACTTCCGCCCTTAGCAAGAATCGATTTCTGGACTAAAGAGGTCATCACCCATAAAGGTGATACGACATTTGAAATTCGCCATAGCGATGAAGCTCATACAAAATCTTCACCTGTTTTGCCTGATATGTCTATCTGTGATGAGTGCCTTACTGAGCTAAAAGATCCTCATAATAGACGCTATCACTATTTTTTTACTAACTGTACTAATTGTGGTCCTCGTTATTCTATCATCAAAACAGTTCCTTATGATAGACCTTATACATCAATGCAACCCTTTGTCATGTGTGATAAATGTAAAGATGAGTATACCAATCCGCTGGATCGTCGCTATCATGCTCAGCCCATTAGTTGTTCAAAATGTGGACCAACACTTGTTTTACGCTCCATGCAAGGTGACTTACTAAGTAAAAACGAAGAGGCTATCATTAAATTGGCTGAGTTAATTAATGCAGGACATATTGTAGCAATGAAAGGCATGGGTGGTTTTCACTTGATGTGTGATGCGACCAATGAGATCGTTGTAGGACGTTTACGTGAGCGTAAGCATCGTCCGACAAAACCTTTTGCTGTAATGTTTAAAGATATCGAAGCGATAAAAGAAGTGTGTGAGCTAAGTTTTAAAGAAGAAGAGGGCATATTATCGCTACTTCGCCCCATTGTTCTTGTTAAAAGAAAAAGAGGTCTTTCTAAGATTAGCTCCCTTATAGCACCGCATATTGATCGCCTGGGTGTATTTTTACCCTATACTCCTTTACATATCATGTTATTTGAGTACTTGAAAAATCCTATCATTGCAACCAGTGCCAATAGAGCAGGTGAGCCTATCATTAGTGATGTACAACTCCTTGAGCAGAAATTAGATGGTGTGATTGAGTATTATTTAGATTATAATCGTGAAATTGTCAATTCCAGCGACGATAGTGTTTTGCAGTATATTGGCGATAAAATGCTGTTGATGCGTTCTTCTAGGGGAATTGCACCGCAAAGTTTTCGAGTCGATACTCAGGATAAGCGAAAAATTTTAGCAGTCGGTGCACATCAGAAAAATGCCATCGCTATCTACTTAAATCATCAAATTATTGTAAGCCCTTATATTGGCGATTTAGATAACATCGCTTCCAATGAACTGTTTGAAAAAATGATAGAAAGTTTTGCACGGTTTTATGATTTTACTCCAGATTTGATTGTGGGTGATTTGCATCCAAACTATATCTCAACACAGTGGGCTAAAAAACAAAATATACCTTTCATTCAAGTGCAACACCATTATGCACATATCCTTTCAACTATGTGTGAACACAATCTCAAAGAGACTGTGTTAGGTATTGCTTGGGATGGTACTGGCTATGGTGATGATGGTACGATTTGGGGTGGTGAGTTTCTAGCGTGTACACAAGAGAGTTATGAGCGTGTTTGCTCTTTTGAGCCTTTTTTACTTTTAGGCGCAGATGCAAGCATTAAAGATATTAAACGTATTTTAGCCTCTTTATTATGGGATGAAATGGGAGATAGTGCAGATGGGCATTTACTACACTATTTTGATGAGAAATCCCTCAAACTTCTCAAACAAATCTACACTAAAAAGATGAATTCACCTCGCTGTTCTTCTGTGGGAAGGCTCTTTGATGCTGTAGCTGTGTTGTGTGGTATGGAAGGAAACGTAAGTTATGATGGTGAAAGTGGACTCCTCATCGAATCGCTTTATGATGCAACTATTAGTGAGCATTACGTTGTTGAAATTGACGATACAATAATTCAGTATAAGTCTATGTTTGTTCAAATGCTTCATGATAAAGAACCACGTCTTATTGCTTCAAAATTTATCAACACGCTAGTGCATATTATTCTTCGTTTAAGTGTGCAATATTCTTATCCTATTGTCTTCTCCGGAGGCGTGTTTCAAAATCGCACATTAGTTGAGCAAATTCTTCAAAATGTCACACAAAATTTTTATTTTCCGATACAATTAGCTATCAATGATGGCGGAATTTGTGTCGGACAACTCTATAAAGTACTTGAAAAATAA
- the nikR gene encoding nickel-responsive transcriptional regulator NikR encodes MDKIIRFSVSLPEKLLEELDKKVDAQGYASRSEFTRDLIREKIVKDDWQDDNSDVIGVLTMIYTHHQNELVQKILEIQHDAKVNIMCNTHVHVSHENCLETIMVTGKVSEVKDFAQKIAGLKGVKFSKLVEASVPAS; translated from the coding sequence ATGGATAAAATTATTCGATTTAGTGTGTCACTTCCTGAAAAACTTTTAGAAGAGCTGGATAAAAAAGTCGATGCTCAAGGGTATGCTTCACGTAGTGAATTTACAAGAGATCTTATTCGTGAGAAAATTGTCAAAGATGATTGGCAAGATGATAATAGTGATGTGATAGGTGTTTTGACAATGATTTATACGCATCATCAAAATGAACTTGTTCAAAAAATCTTAGAAATTCAGCACGATGCGAAAGTCAACATTATGTGTAATACGCATGTTCATGTAAGCCATGAAAACTGTTTAGAAACCATTATGGTAACGGGAAAAGTTTCTGAAGTGAAAGATTTTGCACAGAAAATTGCGGGACTTAAAGGCGTTAAATTCTCTAAACTTGTTGAAGCTTCAGTTCCAGCTTCCTAA
- a CDS encoding HyaD/HybD family hydrogenase maturation endopeptidase has product MKVLILGIGNVMFSDEGVGVHLCRLVEQKYQFSSPEHTLTFVDGGTLAQRLIPIIAEYEYLIVLDCVDAHDGEIGDVYFFDFENVPNTITWQGSAHEVEMLQTLTMMDMVGDRPPTKVVGIIPEVVDDTTLELTPAVLKGSSVMESVLLKHLVELGFSYQQISDIDIQSVANMSCLEDR; this is encoded by the coding sequence TTGAAAGTGTTGATTTTGGGCATTGGCAATGTGATGTTCTCCGACGAAGGCGTCGGAGTTCATCTTTGCCGCCTTGTTGAACAAAAGTATCAGTTTTCTTCGCCAGAACACACCCTCACATTTGTTGATGGTGGAACCCTCGCACAAAGATTAATCCCTATTATTGCTGAGTATGAATATCTCATCGTTCTTGATTGTGTTGATGCCCATGATGGAGAGATTGGTGATGTGTACTTTTTTGATTTTGAAAATGTACCTAATACCATTACATGGCAAGGCAGTGCACATGAAGTGGAGATGCTTCAAACACTCACAATGATGGATATGGTAGGAGATCGTCCTCCTACAAAAGTTGTTGGTATTATTCCAGAAGTTGTAGATGACACCACATTAGAACTAACCCCTGCCGTTTTAAAAGGTAGTTCTGTAATGGAGAGCGTTTTACTTAAACATTTGGTAGAATTAGGATTTTCGTATCAGCAAATCAGCGATATTGATATCCAAAGCGTTGCCAATATGTCCTGTTTGGAGGATCGATGA
- the cybH gene encoding Ni/Fe-hydrogenase, b-type cytochrome subunit, producing the protein MKRDIEFEFSAGLRWTHWLRAIAIFVLTVTGFYLTYVFIAPEASDEPILFLNAKFRMWHEIAGFLLIAITLYKTYLFCVDSISSKERISFLDFVSPKIWIQQLKYYLFMGEHPHLRGVYNPLQFVAYVGLYAMIFIISLTGLILYVHCYQGGGIGLFLYDYMRPIEAMLGGLAMVREIHHIVMWGILIFLPIHIYMAIFNSIMGKEGSMDAIISGYKFHKQHKH; encoded by the coding sequence ATGAAAAGAGATATAGAATTTGAGTTCTCGGCAGGGCTTCGTTGGACGCACTGGCTTAGAGCAATTGCTATTTTTGTATTAACGGTGACAGGTTTTTATTTAACCTATGTGTTCATCGCTCCTGAAGCATCAGATGAGCCTATCCTCTTTTTGAATGCAAAATTCAGAATGTGGCATGAAATAGCAGGATTTTTGCTAATTGCAATTACACTCTACAAAACATACCTCTTCTGTGTTGATAGCATCAGTTCAAAAGAGAGAATATCGTTTTTAGATTTTGTAAGTCCAAAAATATGGATTCAACAGCTTAAATATTACCTTTTTATGGGGGAACACCCTCATTTAAGAGGTGTTTATAATCCGTTGCAATTTGTAGCATATGTTGGTCTTTATGCAATGATTTTCATCATTAGCTTAACAGGCCTTATTTTATATGTTCATTGTTATCAAGGTGGTGGTATTGGTCTTTTCTTATATGACTATATGCGCCCAATTGAAGCAATGCTTGGCGGACTTGCAATGGTAAGAGAGATTCACCATATCGTTATGTGGGGTATCTTGATCTTCTTACCAATTCACATCTATATGGCAATCTTTAACTCTATTATGGGTAAAGAGGGTTCAATGGATGCGATTATTAGTGGTTACAAATTTCATAAACAACACAAACACTAA